The Erigeron canadensis isolate Cc75 chromosome 4, C_canadensis_v1, whole genome shotgun sequence genome window below encodes:
- the LOC122594879 gene encoding uncharacterized protein LOC122594879, whose translation MSPSPWIFDWKLVSTVDLTEKAHSLRRGYIKFVDVNQVVPVTMDVIWNKSWLFHKVPLHCHGKCSSSEKTNILIRIAGFHSGDFHKQHHWKKCVIESPQHTHIVTSKPA comes from the exons ATGTCACCTTCACCTTGGATATTTGATTGGAAGTTGGTTAGTACTGTGGATCTAACCGAAAAAGCTCATAGTCTTCGTCGCGGCTATATAAAGTTCGTTGACGTGAATCAAGTGGTTCCGGTTACCATGGATGTTATTTGGAACAAATCTTGGCTTTTCCATAAAG TTCCTTTACACTGTCACGGGAAATGTTCGAGTtctgaaaaaacaaatatactcATTAGAATAGCCGGATTCCATTCTGGAGATTTCCATAAACAACACCATTGGAAGAAATGTGTTATTGAATCCCCTCAACACACCCATATTGTCACTTCTAAGCCTGCGTGA